One stretch of Chryseobacterium sp. LJ668 DNA includes these proteins:
- a CDS encoding cellulase family glycosylhydrolase, with protein MKRSILISALLLSQFGTSQLLKTSGQKIVNDRDENIQLRGLGLGGWMLQEGYMLKTGDFAGPQFKIKEKIAELVGEDGMNNFYKAYLKNGVTKQDIDFLKKAGFNSIRLPMHYNLYTLPIEKEAINGQNTWLEEGFKMTDDLLKWCKDNKIYLILDLHAAPGGQGNDANISDNDKSKPSLWESEENQKKTIALWKKLAERYKDEPWMGGYDLINEPNINFTGKNPNGTDEMSNAPLWKLQKDITEAIREVDKNHMIIIEGNGWGNNYNGLIPIWDNNMAFSFHKYWNYNNEETIKFALDLREKYNMPIWLGETGENSNVWFTELIQLLDKHNIGYAFWPMKKIDNIAGITNVKITPEYQKLLDYWKNDGEKPSKEFATKALMAIADHYKFSQVEIKNDVIDAMFRQTKDNSTKPFKNHQAPGKIFATDYDLGRMDFAYNDQDFINLWVSDPAKRSEWNSGNQLRNDGVDIYQSKDKQYYVGKTDKGEWLQYTIHSKTDKAYTFDINYASNKSGKIRIEDASGILLTNISLNPTGGNENWKTISTKEISFKKGENKIRIYFENDAINLNYFELR; from the coding sequence ATGAAAAGATCCATCCTAATCTCCGCACTTTTATTGTCTCAATTTGGGACATCACAACTATTAAAGACGAGCGGGCAAAAAATCGTCAATGATAGAGATGAAAATATCCAGTTAAGAGGTCTGGGCTTAGGCGGTTGGATGCTGCAGGAAGGTTACATGTTGAAAACCGGAGATTTTGCCGGTCCTCAATTTAAAATCAAAGAAAAAATTGCAGAATTAGTCGGTGAAGACGGAATGAACAACTTTTACAAAGCCTATCTGAAAAACGGAGTCACAAAGCAGGATATTGATTTCCTGAAAAAGGCAGGATTCAATTCGATTAGACTTCCGATGCACTATAATTTGTATACATTGCCGATTGAAAAAGAAGCTATAAATGGTCAAAATACATGGCTGGAAGAAGGTTTTAAAATGACAGATGATTTACTGAAATGGTGTAAAGACAATAAAATTTACCTGATATTAGATCTCCATGCTGCTCCGGGAGGACAGGGTAATGATGCTAATATTTCTGATAATGACAAGTCTAAACCTTCACTTTGGGAAAGCGAAGAAAATCAAAAGAAAACTATTGCACTGTGGAAAAAATTAGCTGAAAGGTACAAAGACGAACCGTGGATGGGAGGTTATGATCTGATTAACGAGCCGAACATCAATTTCACAGGAAAAAATCCTAATGGAACAGATGAAATGTCAAATGCTCCCCTATGGAAATTACAAAAAGACATTACAGAAGCGATTCGTGAGGTTGATAAAAATCACATGATCATTATCGAAGGAAACGGCTGGGGAAATAATTATAACGGACTGATACCGATCTGGGACAACAATATGGCGTTCAGTTTTCATAAATACTGGAACTACAACAACGAAGAAACTATCAAGTTTGCTTTAGATCTGCGTGAAAAATACAATATGCCGATCTGGCTGGGTGAAACGGGAGAAAATTCAAATGTTTGGTTTACAGAGCTGATTCAGCTTTTAGATAAACACAATATCGGATATGCATTCTGGCCAATGAAAAAAATTGATAATATCGCCGGAATTACCAATGTGAAAATCACTCCTGAATATCAGAAGCTTTTGGATTACTGGAAAAACGATGGCGAAAAACCTTCGAAGGAGTTTGCTACAAAAGCTTTGATGGCAATTGCTGATCATTATAAATTTTCTCAAGTTGAAATAAAAAACGATGTAATTGATGCGATGTTCAGACAAACAAAAGACAACTCTACAAAACCATTTAAAAACCATCAGGCTCCGGGGAAAATTTTTGCAACAGATTATGATTTAGGACGAATGGATTTTGCGTACAATGATCAAGATTTTATTAATTTGTGGGTGAGCGACCCGGCAAAAAGATCAGAGTGGAATTCTGGAAATCAGCTGAGAAATGATGGGGTTGATATTTATCAATCAAAAGACAAACAATATTATGTCGGAAAAACTGACAAAGGGGAATGGCTACAATATACTATTCATTCAAAAACGGATAAAGCGTATACTTTCGACATCAACTATGCAAGCAATAAGAGCGGAAAAATCAGGATTGAAGATGCTTCCGGAATACTATTGACCAACATCTCACTGAATCCCACCGGCGGAAATGAAAACTGGAAAACCATTTCTACAAAAGAAATCAGCTTTAAAAAAGGTGAAAATAAAATCCGGATTTATTTTGAAAATGACGCTATCAATTTAAATTATTTTGAATTGAGATAA
- a CDS encoding Gfo/Idh/MocA family protein, producing MLKAGLVGAGHLGKIHLRLLNQSDKYEFIGFHDKDEENGKKLEAEFGYKYFENLDELLNQIEMLDIVTPTLYHYDYALKAINKGLHFFIEKPITQTLQQAEEILYKCREYGIKAQVGHVERYNPAFIGAKDYIQNPMFIEIHRLAEFNPRGTDVSVVLDLMIHDLDILLNVVKSKVKKIHASGVCVVSKSPDIANARIEFENGCVANLTTSRISMKGMRKSRFFQKDAYISVDFLEKKAEVIRMKDAPENPTPFDMIIENAEGEKNQILFEYPNIQPNNAILDELNSFADAILEDKNVEVSLEDGTEALKVALEIMKLIS from the coding sequence ATGTTGAAAGCAGGTTTGGTAGGCGCCGGACATTTGGGAAAAATACATTTGAGACTTCTGAATCAGTCTGATAAATATGAATTTATTGGTTTCCACGATAAAGATGAAGAAAACGGTAAAAAACTGGAAGCAGAATTCGGTTATAAATATTTTGAAAATCTTGATGAATTATTAAATCAGATCGAGATGCTGGATATTGTAACACCCACTCTATATCATTACGATTATGCTTTGAAAGCCATCAATAAAGGGCTTCATTTTTTTATTGAAAAACCGATCACACAAACGCTTCAACAAGCTGAAGAAATTCTTTACAAATGCAGAGAATACGGAATCAAAGCGCAGGTTGGGCATGTCGAAAGATACAACCCAGCGTTTATCGGGGCAAAAGATTATATTCAGAATCCGATGTTTATCGAAATTCACCGTCTGGCAGAATTTAATCCTCGCGGAACAGATGTTTCCGTGGTTTTAGATTTGATGATTCACGATCTGGATATTTTGTTAAATGTGGTAAAATCTAAGGTAAAAAAAATTCATGCAAGCGGTGTTTGTGTGGTTAGTAAAAGCCCGGATATTGCCAATGCAAGAATTGAATTTGAAAACGGATGTGTTGCCAATCTGACTACCTCAAGAATCTCGATGAAAGGCATGCGAAAAAGCAGATTTTTCCAGAAAGACGCTTATATTTCGGTTGATTTTTTAGAAAAAAAAGCAGAAGTAATAAGAATGAAAGATGCGCCCGAAAACCCGACTCCATTTGATATGATCATTGAAAATGCGGAAGGCGAAAAAAACCAGATTTTATTTGAATATCCCAACATTCAACCGAATAATGCCATTTTAGACGAATTAAATTCTTTTGCAGATGCCATTCTCGAGGATAAAAATGTAGAAGTTTCTTTGGAAGACGGAACTGAAGCATTGAAAGTGGCCTTGGAGATTATGAAATTGATTTCTTGA
- the dnaN gene encoding DNA polymerase III subunit beta, which translates to MKFIISSGELQKALQTVSGVISSSQSRPILENYLFELNENNLTITASDGETTLVTSLDVKSDDAGKFAVPAKIFQDFIKTYGEQPLTLVVKDNAEGTGSQLEILDEKDNFAVALDNADDYPELPEFESAQSVTMPAGVLSEALTNTLFATSNDSLRPVMTGVLFQFGENETNFVSTDSHRLVVYKRTDLMNAEPMEFIMPKKPLNIFKNILASSNEDITIDFNDNMAKFSFGKHIWICRLIDGKYPNYTAVIPKENPNVLTINRNLLLGAIKRASIMSNKSTNQVRFKLSANILHLHAEDTEYANKADMQIPCDYNGEDINIGFSSKFLTEMLGILGADDITMKMSQPNRPGIIEPLDGLEENENILMLSMPVIGL; encoded by the coding sequence ATGAAATTTATTATTTCAAGTGGTGAACTTCAGAAAGCATTGCAAACTGTAAGTGGCGTAATATCAAGCTCTCAATCGAGACCAATTTTAGAAAATTATCTTTTTGAGTTAAATGAAAATAACCTTACCATTACAGCTTCTGATGGAGAAACTACTTTGGTGACTTCTTTAGATGTTAAATCTGACGATGCAGGTAAATTTGCTGTTCCTGCCAAGATTTTTCAGGATTTTATCAAAACTTATGGGGAACAGCCGCTTACGCTTGTTGTTAAAGACAATGCAGAAGGTACAGGCAGCCAGCTTGAGATTTTAGATGAAAAAGATAACTTTGCCGTTGCACTAGACAATGCAGATGATTATCCTGAGCTTCCGGAATTTGAATCTGCTCAAAGTGTGACAATGCCCGCAGGAGTTTTATCTGAGGCTCTGACCAACACTCTTTTTGCAACCAGTAACGACTCTCTTCGTCCTGTAATGACCGGGGTTTTGTTCCAGTTTGGAGAAAATGAAACCAACTTCGTTTCTACAGATTCTCATAGATTGGTAGTTTATAAAAGAACAGATTTAATGAATGCCGAACCAATGGAATTCATCATGCCTAAAAAACCGCTAAACATTTTCAAAAATATTTTAGCAAGTTCAAACGAAGATATTACCATAGACTTCAACGATAATATGGCAAAATTTTCTTTTGGTAAACATATCTGGATCTGTAGACTGATCGATGGAAAGTATCCTAATTACACAGCGGTAATTCCTAAAGAAAATCCGAATGTATTAACAATTAACAGAAACCTTTTATTGGGAGCTATCAAGAGAGCTTCTATCATGTCGAATAAATCTACGAATCAGGTTAGATTTAAATTGTCTGCCAATATTCTTCACCTTCATGCAGAAGACACAGAATATGCCAACAAAGCTGATATGCAGATTCCTTGTGATTACAACGGAGAAGACATCAACATCGGATTCAGTTCTAAATTTTTAACTGAAATGTTAGGAATCCTCGGAGCAGATGATATTACGATGAAAATGTCTCAGCCAAACAGACCGGGAATCATAGAGCCGCTTGACGGTCTTGAAGAAAATGAAAATATCTTAATGTTATCAATGCCGGTAATCGGGTTGTAA
- a CDS encoding protein-L-isoaspartate(D-aspartate) O-methyltransferase produces MQDSFAHKGKRKILVEYLRKKIGISDENVLSAMNEVPRHLFIESIFEDFAYEDRAFPILAHQTISHPSTVAEQSELLQLKAGEKVLEIGTGCGYQTAVLLAMKGLVYTVERQKDLFDHSKKKFRQLHLYPKFQSFGDGFAGLPTFAPFDKIIVTCGAAVLPTELLKQLKVGGKMVIPLGPTDEQVLYRFTKVSLTEIEKEEFGAYKFVPMLNNTNQ; encoded by the coding sequence ATGCAGGATTCATTCGCACATAAAGGAAAAAGAAAAATTTTGGTTGAATATCTCCGGAAAAAGATCGGGATTTCTGATGAAAATGTACTATCGGCAATGAACGAAGTGCCAAGACATCTTTTTATTGAAAGTATTTTTGAAGATTTTGCTTATGAAGATCGTGCATTTCCTATTTTGGCGCATCAGACGATTTCACATCCTTCAACGGTTGCCGAACAGTCTGAACTTTTGCAATTAAAAGCAGGTGAAAAAGTACTGGAAATTGGTACAGGTTGTGGATATCAAACCGCTGTTCTGTTGGCAATGAAAGGTTTGGTATATACGGTTGAAAGGCAAAAGGATTTATTTGATCATTCCAAAAAAAAATTCAGACAACTGCATTTATATCCAAAGTTTCAGAGTTTTGGAGATGGGTTTGCGGGTTTGCCGACCTTCGCTCCTTTCGATAAAATTATTGTGACATGCGGAGCTGCGGTTTTGCCGACAGAATTATTAAAACAGTTAAAAGTAGGCGGAAAAATGGTCATTCCGTTAGGTCCGACTGACGAACAGGTTTTATACAGGTTTACAAAAGTTTCATTAACAGAGATAGAAAAGGAAGAATTTGGAGCTTACAAATTTGTTCCGATGCTCAATAACACAAACCAATAA
- a CDS encoding META domain-containing protein, whose translation MKNLFLSFCTIAVLASCGTMSNTASSKVGKAQPSISNSKWTLADNVKGKTPTLNIEGTKVNGNAGCNSYFGTLSSDAATGTFTASQLGSTKMACENMSVEQNFMSMMQKANKYVVSGNTLELYQDNLLLLKFNKAE comes from the coding sequence ATGAAAAATCTTTTTTTAAGTTTTTGCACAATTGCCGTTTTGGCATCGTGCGGAACGATGTCTAATACTGCATCTTCAAAAGTTGGAAAAGCTCAGCCATCCATCTCAAACTCGAAATGGACTTTAGCTGATAATGTGAAAGGTAAAACACCTACTTTGAATATAGAAGGCACAAAAGTAAACGGTAATGCCGGTTGCAACAGCTACTTTGGAACATTGTCTTCTGACGCTGCTACAGGAACTTTCACGGCTTCTCAATTAGGATCTACCAAAATGGCCTGCGAAAATATGAGTGTTGAGCAGAATTTTATGTCTATGATGCAGAAAGCCAATAAATATGTGGTTTCCGGGAACACTTTAGAATTATATCAGGATAATCTCTTATTGCTGAAATTCAATAAAGCAGAATAA
- a CDS encoding 3-hydroxybutyryl-CoA dehydrogenase → MKNIVVIGAGTMGNGIAHTFAQSGFSVNLVDVSQDALDRGLKTITTNLDRIITKGNLTEEQKTETLGNIKTFTTLKDAVTNADLVVEAATENQDLKLKIFAQMDEFAPENCILSTNTSSISITKIAAATKRADKVIGMHFMNPVPIMKLVEIIKGYSTSKETFDAIYEMSKNLGKVPVEVNDYPGFVANRILMPMINESIETLYNGVAGVEEIDTVMKLGMAHPMGPLQLADFIGLDVCLAILNVMYDGFKNPKYAPNPLLVNMVMAGKLGVKSGEGFYDYSESKKAEKVAKMFAK, encoded by the coding sequence ATCAAAAACATTGTAGTTATTGGCGCAGGAACCATGGGAAATGGCATTGCACATACTTTCGCACAAAGCGGTTTTAGTGTAAACTTAGTTGACGTATCACAGGATGCATTAGACAGAGGATTGAAAACCATCACTACCAATCTTGACAGAATAATTACAAAGGGAAACCTTACTGAAGAACAGAAAACGGAGACTTTGGGAAATATCAAGACTTTTACAACGCTGAAAGATGCAGTCACCAATGCAGATTTAGTAGTGGAAGCAGCAACCGAAAATCAGGATCTGAAGCTGAAAATCTTTGCTCAAATGGATGAATTTGCTCCGGAAAACTGTATTTTATCAACCAATACCTCTTCAATTTCTATTACTAAAATCGCTGCCGCAACCAAGAGAGCAGACAAAGTAATAGGAATGCATTTTATGAATCCTGTTCCGATTATGAAGCTGGTTGAGATCATCAAAGGATACTCTACTTCTAAAGAAACATTTGATGCTATCTACGAAATGAGTAAAAATTTAGGAAAAGTTCCTGTAGAGGTGAATGATTATCCTGGATTCGTTGCTAACAGAATCTTGATGCCGATGATTAATGAATCGATCGAAACGCTTTACAACGGAGTTGCCGGAGTTGAAGAGATTGACACAGTAATGAAGTTAGGTATGGCTCATCCGATGGGGCCACTGCAGTTGGCTGATTTTATCGGTCTTGATGTTTGTTTGGCCATTTTAAATGTAATGTATGATGGCTTCAAAAATCCTAAATATGCTCCAAATCCTTTATTGGTCAACATGGTAATGGCAGGAAAACTGGGAGTAAAGTCCGGCGAAGGATTTTATGATTATTCAGAAAGTAAAAAAGCTGAAAAAGTGGCAAAAATGTTTGCCAAATAG
- the bla-A gene encoding CGA/CIA family class A beta-lactamase — MKKIILFFLLISVFGNAQQSVLEQKINSIIKDKKATVGISVLGFENGFTYNKNADKKLPMQSVFKFHIAAAVLDFVDKRKLSLDQKIVLNKSNLLENTWSPLRDKYPNGDTGVPLSEILELTVAKSDNNGCDIMLNLLGGPKAVQKYMDSKGVKGFQIKYNEAEMHKDWNVQYENYSTTQSAVDVLKKFYDGKLLTKKSTGYLMKVMLSTSTGMNKLIEQLPKGTPVARKTGSSGKNDAGFTGAENEIAIVTLPNGKHYAISVFVSNSTETAEVNCKMISDISKTVWDHFNK, encoded by the coding sequence ATGAAAAAAATAATCTTATTTTTTCTTTTGATTTCAGTGTTCGGGAACGCTCAGCAATCAGTTTTAGAGCAGAAAATCAATTCGATTATAAAAGACAAAAAAGCAACCGTCGGGATTTCCGTCTTAGGATTTGAAAACGGCTTTACATACAATAAAAATGCTGACAAAAAACTTCCGATGCAGAGCGTATTTAAATTTCATATTGCTGCTGCGGTTTTAGATTTTGTTGATAAAAGAAAACTTTCACTGGATCAAAAAATTGTGTTGAATAAATCTAATTTACTGGAAAATACCTGGTCGCCGCTGCGTGACAAATATCCAAACGGGGATACAGGAGTTCCTTTGAGTGAAATTTTGGAATTAACCGTTGCAAAAAGTGATAACAATGGCTGTGACATTATGCTGAACTTGCTTGGCGGCCCTAAAGCAGTTCAAAAATATATGGATTCTAAGGGAGTTAAAGGTTTTCAGATTAAATACAACGAAGCTGAAATGCACAAAGACTGGAATGTGCAATATGAAAATTACAGTACCACCCAATCTGCAGTTGACGTTCTGAAAAAATTCTATGACGGAAAATTATTAACAAAAAAATCGACCGGTTATCTGATGAAAGTAATGCTTTCTACATCAACAGGTATGAATAAATTAATAGAGCAGCTTCCAAAAGGCACACCTGTAGCCAGAAAAACAGGATCTTCGGGGAAAAATGATGCGGGTTTTACAGGCGCTGAAAACGAAATCGCAATTGTCACTTTACCGAATGGCAAGCATTATGCAATATCTGTATTCGTCAGTAACTCAACAGAAACGGCTGAGGTAAACTGTAAGATGATTTCGGATATATCAAAAACAGTCTGGGATCATTTTAATAAGTAA
- a CDS encoding DUF1801 domain-containing protein, producing MINPDILDYNQSQTDSDKEICNLLSEIIDAELNDSENKIWHSHPVWFLEGNPIVGYSKQKKGIRLMFWSGQSFNEDKLNVEGEKFQDASVFFNDKNEIAKADLKRWMAKSVEIQWDYKNIVKRKGELLRLK from the coding sequence ATGATAAATCCCGACATTCTTGATTATAATCAATCTCAAACTGATTCAGATAAAGAAATCTGCAATCTGCTATCTGAAATTATTGACGCAGAATTAAATGATTCAGAAAATAAAATCTGGCATAGTCATCCGGTTTGGTTTTTGGAAGGAAACCCAATTGTAGGTTATAGCAAACAGAAAAAAGGCATCCGTCTTATGTTTTGGAGCGGTCAATCATTTAATGAAGACAAACTGAATGTTGAAGGCGAAAAATTTCAGGATGCTTCTGTATTTTTTAATGATAAAAATGAAATAGCTAAAGCGGATTTAAAGAGGTGGATGGCAAAATCTGTAGAAATTCAATGGGATTACAAAAATATTGTTAAAAGGAAAGGCGAATTGTTGAGGCTCAAATAA
- the pheT gene encoding phenylalanine--tRNA ligase subunit beta yields the protein MKISNNWLKDYIKTELKSERIGEFLTDIGLEVEGIEKFESIKGSLEGIVVGKVLTCEKHPNADKLNKTTVDIGNGKILNIVCGAPNVEAGQTVPVAVVGAKIYDKTGNFFEIKEAKIRGEVSQGMICAEDELGLSDDHGGIMVLDESKYEVGKDFSDYFELVNDEVFEIGLTPNRTDAMSHYGVARDLYAFLSTNQQKGDFVKVSSVALNNEGSHEFSLEIENAELTPRYIGAVIENVKVSESPSWLKDRLKAIGLSPINNIVDITNYILHGFGQPLHAFDADKIADKKVKVGTVAEGTKFTTLDGAERTLNGSEIIIKDGQDNPMCIAGVFGGANSGVSSETKTIFLESAYFNPVAVRKAAKAHGLNTDASFRFERGVDPNITRTAITHAIKMILDLAEGNLVGELLEEYPKKIEDNYVIIRFSKIEQILGTKIHKEKVKEILKALEIQVLNEIQNGFEVSVPAYRADVTREIDVIEEILRIYGYNKIEAPQKFSFTPVKLSSNDQDELENNWARTLQSLGFNEVMNNSLTSVKDETDTVKLLNPLSNDLAFMRKSLLEGLLQNAIYNINRKNQDIRFFEFGKIYHKREKYEERKQLALLVSGRNVAENWLQPKSTTDFYHLKAFVKVLLEKLAVDYKEVALSDGRFSDALAYESRGETLVRIGKVAPQMLKDFDIDQDCFYAEIELELAQKLRAENELKFKDIPKFNKIRRDLALLIDKNITYQELYQTAKKNKSPFIKNINLFDVYEGKNLPEGKKSYAMSFELLNEEKTLEEKEISAVMDSLIKSFQKEFNAELRS from the coding sequence ATGAAAATATCAAACAACTGGCTGAAAGACTATATCAAAACGGAATTGAAATCTGAGAGAATCGGTGAATTCCTTACAGATATAGGTCTTGAGGTAGAGGGAATAGAAAAATTTGAAAGCATCAAAGGAAGCCTGGAAGGTATTGTTGTAGGTAAAGTTTTAACCTGCGAAAAGCATCCGAATGCCGATAAACTAAATAAAACAACCGTAGACATTGGAAACGGAAAGATTTTAAATATCGTTTGCGGTGCTCCGAATGTTGAAGCTGGGCAAACCGTACCCGTTGCAGTTGTCGGAGCCAAAATATACGATAAAACAGGAAACTTTTTTGAAATCAAGGAAGCTAAAATAAGAGGTGAAGTTTCTCAGGGAATGATCTGCGCAGAGGATGAGTTAGGTCTTAGTGATGATCACGGCGGAATCATGGTTTTAGATGAAAGCAAATATGAAGTTGGAAAGGATTTTTCAGATTATTTTGAATTGGTAAATGATGAAGTTTTCGAAATCGGTTTGACTCCGAACAGAACCGATGCGATGTCTCATTATGGTGTAGCAAGAGATTTGTATGCTTTTCTTTCAACCAATCAACAGAAAGGTGATTTCGTAAAAGTTTCCTCAGTGGCTTTAAATAATGAAGGTTCACATGAATTTTCATTGGAAATTGAAAATGCTGAATTGACACCAAGATACATCGGAGCAGTTATTGAAAACGTGAAGGTTTCAGAATCTCCATCTTGGCTCAAAGACAGGCTGAAAGCAATCGGATTAAGCCCGATCAACAATATTGTAGATATTACCAACTATATTCTTCACGGTTTTGGTCAGCCGCTTCACGCTTTTGATGCAGATAAAATTGCAGATAAAAAAGTAAAAGTCGGAACTGTAGCCGAAGGAACAAAATTTACCACATTAGACGGTGCAGAAAGAACTTTAAACGGTTCTGAAATCATTATTAAAGACGGACAGGATAACCCAATGTGTATTGCCGGAGTTTTCGGTGGTGCCAATTCTGGAGTGTCTTCTGAAACCAAAACTATTTTCCTGGAAAGTGCTTATTTTAATCCTGTTGCTGTAAGAAAGGCCGCAAAAGCCCATGGTTTAAATACCGATGCTTCTTTCAGGTTTGAAAGAGGCGTAGACCCGAATATTACAAGAACTGCCATTACTCATGCGATCAAAATGATCCTGGATCTGGCGGAGGGTAACCTTGTAGGAGAACTTTTGGAAGAATATCCTAAGAAGATTGAAGACAATTATGTGATCATCAGATTTTCAAAAATCGAACAGATTTTAGGCACAAAAATTCACAAAGAAAAAGTAAAAGAAATTTTAAAAGCCCTTGAAATTCAGGTCCTTAATGAAATTCAAAATGGTTTTGAAGTTTCCGTTCCTGCGTACAGAGCCGATGTGACAAGAGAAATCGACGTTATTGAAGAGATTTTAAGAATCTACGGATATAATAAAATTGAGGCCCCACAAAAGTTTTCCTTTACCCCTGTAAAACTAAGCTCAAACGATCAGGATGAGCTGGAAAACAACTGGGCAAGGACTTTACAGAGCTTAGGTTTCAATGAAGTGATGAACAATTCATTAACTTCTGTAAAAGATGAAACGGATACCGTGAAATTACTGAATCCTTTGAGCAATGATTTAGCCTTCATGAGAAAGTCTTTACTGGAAGGACTTTTACAGAATGCGATTTATAACATCAACAGAAAAAATCAGGATATTAGATTTTTCGAATTTGGAAAAATTTATCATAAAAGAGAGAAGTATGAAGAGAGAAAACAGCTAGCTCTGTTGGTAAGCGGTAGAAATGTTGCTGAAAACTGGCTGCAGCCAAAATCTACAACAGATTTTTATCATTTAAAAGCTTTTGTGAAAGTTCTGCTAGAAAAATTAGCAGTCGATTATAAAGAAGTTGCTTTGTCTGACGGCCGTTTTTCAGATGCTCTGGCTTATGAATCTAGAGGTGAAACTCTGGTAAGAATAGGAAAAGTTGCTCCTCAAATGCTGAAAGATTTTGATATTGATCAGGATTGTTTTTATGCAGAAATCGAATTGGAATTGGCCCAAAAATTACGTGCTGAGAATGAATTGAAATTTAAAGATATTCCAAAATTTAATAAAATCAGAAGAGATCTGGCTTTGTTGATTGATAAAAATATCACCTACCAGGAATTGTATCAGACAGCGAAAAAGAATAAATCACCTTTCATTAAAAATATCAATTTATTTGATGTGTACGAAGGCAAAAATCTTCCCGAAGGTAAGAAGTCTTACGCGATGAGCTTTGAATTGTTAAATGAAGAAAAAACTTTGGAAGAAAAAGAAATTTCTGCAGTGATGGATTCTTTAATTAAATCTTTCCAGAAAGAATTTAATGCAGAGTTGAGATCATAA
- a CDS encoding diacylglycerol kinase family protein, with translation MRKPLIHKSFLNALRGIFIMFKSERNFQIEVMAFLINLFLIFYLNLTTVDSILILMVSFAVLAAEIFNTAVEKICDFMQPEYDKRIGFIKDTSAGAVLLMATASVVVGILVYWKYIF, from the coding sequence ATGCGAAAACCTCTCATTCATAAAAGTTTTTTAAACGCTTTACGCGGTATTTTTATCATGTTTAAATCTGAAAGAAATTTTCAGATTGAGGTGATGGCTTTCTTAATTAATCTTTTTCTGATTTTTTATTTAAACCTTACAACTGTCGATTCAATTTTAATTTTAATGGTGTCTTTTGCTGTTTTAGCTGCAGAGATTTTTAATACCGCCGTTGAAAAGATCTGTGATTTTATGCAGCCGGAATATGACAAAAGAATTGGTTTTATTAAAGACACATCTGCGGGCGCGGTTCTGTTAATGGCAACCGCATCTGTTGTAGTGGGTATATTGGTATATTGGAAATATATTTTTTAA